The following coding sequences are from one Roseburia hominis A2-183 window:
- a CDS encoding calcium/sodium antiporter: MEYVLLLIGFVLLVKGADFFVEGSSSLAKILKVPSVIIGLTIVAMGTSAPEASVSINAALGGSNDIAISNVVGSNIFNGLVVVGICAFLSGFQTNAEILKRDMPVNILVTLILCLMFLDGTLGRVEGFLLLAGMVLYITCMIRSALRNREEGEVCKVLPLPKSILFMGGGLAAVIFGGDLVVDNACIIAANFGVSQNFIGLTIIAIGTSLPELVTSIVATRKGDSGLALGNAVGSNLFNILFILGMSAAISPLHVLGESVIDCVLLLCSGILLFVFARTKRSMSRAEGAVCVLLYVAYTAYLFVR; this comes from the coding sequence ATGGAATATGTATTGTTACTCATCGGTTTTGTACTCTTAGTTAAGGGCGCGGATTTCTTTGTGGAGGGAAGTTCTTCGCTCGCCAAAATCTTAAAGGTGCCCAGCGTCATCATCGGTCTTACGATCGTTGCCATGGGAACCAGCGCTCCGGAGGCGTCCGTCAGCATCAACGCGGCGCTTGGCGGCAGCAACGATATTGCCATCAGCAATGTCGTCGGATCGAATATATTCAACGGTCTGGTTGTGGTCGGAATCTGCGCCTTTTTGTCCGGCTTTCAGACGAACGCGGAGATCTTAAAGCGGGACATGCCTGTCAATATTCTGGTCACGCTGATTCTGTGCCTCATGTTTCTCGACGGAACGCTCGGCCGCGTCGAAGGTTTTCTTCTTCTGGCAGGAATGGTTCTCTACATCACATGCATGATCCGTTCCGCCCTGCGCAACCGTGAGGAAGGCGAGGTCTGTAAGGTATTACCGCTTCCGAAAAGTATCCTCTTTATGGGTGGCGGACTTGCCGCTGTCATCTTCGGTGGCGATCTGGTCGTCGACAACGCCTGCATCATCGCCGCAAACTTCGGTGTCAGCCAGAATTTTATCGGATTGACCATCATCGCCATCGGCACTTCCCTGCCAGAACTCGTCACCTCGATTGTGGCAACCAGAAAAGGAGACAGCGGGCTGGCGCTCGGCAATGCGGTCGGATCAAATCTCTTCAATATCTTGTTTATCCTCGGCATGTCCGCTGCCATCTCGCCGCTTCATGTGCTCGGCGAATCAGTGATCGACTGCGTCCTGCTGCTCTGCAGCGGTATCCTGCTGTTTGTTTTCGCGAGAACCAAACGGTCCATGAGCCGTGCGGAGGGCGCCGTCTGCGTGTTATTATACGTCGCCTACACGGCATATCTCTTTGTAAGATAA
- a CDS encoding TRAP transporter large permease encodes MNIVLTTIILFVVFGVLLFMGVPISVSIIVSSIVTAMSTLSWDQITFITMQKMNSGIESFSLLAVPLFILAGNIMNNGGIAKRLVNFAQLFVGKLPGNLAQANILGNMLFGALSGSSVAAASAMGGCISPIEKEQEYDPAYSAAANIASAPTGLLIPPTSAFIVYSTVAGGVSISTLFMAGYVPGILMGLGCMVVAFIYAKKMGIKATGRDKSISVAKTIWDAIPSLLLIIIVIGGIVSGIFTATEGAGIAVLYCLILSIIYKSIDFKGFMEILLNSAKTSGIILFLISASSAMSFVMAYSGIPAAISSALLSVSTNKYVIFILMNVILLIIGMFMDITPAILIFTPIFLPIAQSFGMSDIQFGVMLIFNMCLGNITPPVGSVLFVGCGIGHVSIEEVTPKLIPYFLVLIVMLLLVTFVPGLSLGVPSLMGLV; translated from the coding sequence ATGAATATCGTACTAACAACTATCATTTTGTTTGTCGTTTTCGGCGTACTGCTGTTCATGGGTGTTCCGATTTCTGTAAGTATTATTGTATCTTCCATCGTAACTGCAATGTCTACCCTTTCCTGGGATCAGATTACGTTTATTACCATGCAGAAGATGAATTCCGGTATCGAAAGTTTTTCCCTGCTGGCGGTTCCGCTGTTCATCCTCGCCGGTAACATCATGAACAATGGCGGTATCGCAAAGAGACTTGTCAATTTTGCACAGCTTTTTGTGGGAAAACTTCCGGGAAACCTGGCACAGGCCAATATCCTTGGAAACATGCTTTTTGGAGCGCTCTCCGGTTCTTCCGTAGCGGCTGCATCTGCAATGGGCGGATGTATCAGTCCGATTGAAAAAGAGCAGGAGTATGATCCGGCTTACTCGGCGGCAGCCAACATTGCTTCCGCACCGACCGGACTTCTGATTCCTCCGACCTCTGCATTCATCGTTTACTCTACCGTAGCCGGCGGCGTATCCATTTCCACGCTGTTCATGGCTGGATATGTTCCGGGTATCCTCATGGGACTCGGCTGTATGGTGGTTGCGTTCATCTATGCGAAAAAAATGGGCATCAAGGCGACCGGCCGTGACAAATCCATCAGTGTTGCAAAGACGATCTGGGATGCCATTCCGTCCCTGCTGCTGATCATTATCGTTATCGGCGGTATCGTATCCGGCATCTTTACTGCAACAGAAGGTGCAGGTATTGCAGTTCTTTACTGCCTCATCCTGTCCATCATCTACAAGAGTATCGATTTCAAGGGATTTATGGAGATTCTCCTGAACTCTGCCAAGACTTCCGGAATCATCCTGTTTTTGATTTCTGCTTCTTCCGCGATGTCATTCGTGATGGCTTATTCCGGAATCCCGGCAGCAATCAGCAGCGCGCTGCTCTCGGTATCCACAAACAAATATGTCATCTTCATTCTGATGAACGTTATTCTGCTGATCATCGGTATGTTCATGGACATCACACCGGCAATCTTGATTTTTACACCGATCTTCCTGCCGATTGCACAGAGCTTTGGCATGAGCGACATCCAGTTTGGCGTAATGCTAATTTTCAATATGTGCCTTGGAAATATCACACCGCCGGTAGGCTCCGTACTTTTTGTCGGATGCGGTATCGGACATGTATCGATTGAGGAAGTAACACCGAAGCTTATTCCATATTTCCTGGTACTGATTGTGATGCTTCTTCTGGTAACCTTTGTACCGGGACTCTCCCTCGGAGTTCCTAGCCTCATGGGATTAGTCTAA
- a CDS encoding TRAP transporter small permease has product MAKTLGTIKKYMNKVLAACCAVLLTFMTFLVLWQVFTRYVLNSPAAFTEELVKYSLIWTGFIGAAYAFSTREHMALTLVRDKLTGRPHQILVIFIDALILLLAIFVITIGGYKLAVSARAEFSALLGVPRTLVYSIAPISGIFIIIAQIINLYEDITGNKVEE; this is encoded by the coding sequence ATGGCTAAGACCTTAGGCACGATTAAGAAATATATGAACAAAGTTCTCGCGGCTTGCTGCGCAGTCCTTCTGACGTTCATGACCTTCCTGGTATTGTGGCAGGTATTCACCAGATACGTCCTCAACAGCCCGGCGGCATTTACCGAGGAACTGGTAAAGTACTCGCTGATCTGGACCGGCTTTATCGGCGCGGCCTATGCATTTTCCACCAGAGAGCATATGGCACTGACCCTGGTAAGAGATAAACTGACTGGAAGACCGCATCAGATTCTGGTTATCTTCATTGATGCGCTGATTCTACTCCTTGCAATCTTTGTAATCACGATTGGCGGTTATAAGCTGGCAGTGTCTGCAAGGGCGGAATTCTCCGCACTTCTGGGAGTTCCGAGAACGCTGGTATATTCCATCGCACCGATTTCCGGCATCTTTATCATCATCGCACAGATTATTAATCTCTACGAAGACATTACCGGAAACAAAGTAGAAGAATAA
- a CDS encoding TRAP transporter substrate-binding protein, whose translation MKKNIALILAAALVLPTVIAAGGCGANSGVSSSAEATAENPMVLTLAHGLSETHTVHIAMTQFADEVKEKTDGRIIINIFPNGQLGSETENLEQLQAGVIAMTKVSAPGLATYNEAYNTFGLPYIFNDTEDFYDIMDSEDMQDFFLSSEEDGFVTITYFTSGARSFYTKDKAIRVPEDLKGLKIRVQDMKSQTDMLTALGGTPVAMSYGDVYTALSTGIIDGTENNETALTTGKHGEVCKVYSVDQHAMIPDVMVMSAKVWNNIAPEDQEIILQCAHDATEWHKEAWDQAVDEAITEAEDMGVEFVYDVDKEAFREATAGMIDEYREEYPGVADLLDRIDGIREEEE comes from the coding sequence ATGAAAAAGAACATCGCCCTCATTTTGGCGGCAGCGCTCGTTCTGCCGACCGTAATTGCGGCAGGCGGCTGTGGCGCAAACTCCGGAGTTTCCAGCAGTGCAGAGGCAACGGCAGAGAATCCGATGGTATTGACTCTGGCACACGGTCTTTCCGAGACGCACACCGTACATATTGCCATGACGCAGTTTGCGGATGAGGTAAAAGAGAAGACCGACGGACGCATCATTATCAACATTTTCCCGAACGGACAGCTTGGTTCTGAGACAGAGAACTTAGAGCAGTTGCAGGCAGGCGTAATCGCAATGACCAAGGTTTCCGCACCGGGTCTTGCCACCTATAACGAAGCTTACAATACGTTCGGCCTTCCGTACATTTTCAATGATACCGAAGACTTCTACGACATTATGGATTCTGAGGACATGCAGGATTTCTTCCTTTCCTCCGAGGAAGACGGATTTGTGACGATTACCTACTTTACGTCCGGCGCCCGTTCCTTCTACACCAAAGACAAGGCAATCCGTGTGCCGGAAGATTTAAAGGGATTAAAAATCCGTGTACAGGATATGAAGTCACAGACGGATATGCTGACAGCGCTTGGCGGAACTCCGGTGGCAATGTCCTATGGTGATGTTTATACCGCTCTTTCCACCGGCATTATCGATGGTACCGAGAACAACGAGACGGCATTGACCACAGGTAAGCACGGCGAGGTCTGCAAGGTGTACTCTGTTGACCAGCACGCGATGATTCCTGACGTGATGGTCATGTCAGCAAAAGTATGGAACAATATTGCTCCGGAGGATCAGGAAATCATCCTGCAGTGTGCGCACGATGCGACCGAATGGCACAAGGAAGCATGGGATCAGGCTGTGGATGAAGCAATTACGGAAGCGGAAGATATGGGTGTGGAATTTGTCTACGATGTAGATAAGGAAGCTTTCCGTGAAGCGACGGCGGGAATGATCGATGAATACCGCGAAGAATATCCGGGAGTTGCGGATTTGCTGGATAGAATTGATGGAATCAGAGAAGAGGAGGAGTAA
- a CDS encoding glycoside hydrolase family 31 protein — MKVCYKAGAVTAQNHYYSIAADAVEIRVWFLTDDIIRIRAGFDGDWDEASYSLVTTAWESRTDELMKDYRKRINVAEAALVDGETRAVITGKKLRVEVEKDPFRICVYDAEGTMLHADIPELAYREDSNRRRIHTSQIEDDDYFYGFGEKGGEINKAEKYMNMAPGDAMGYNAKETDSLYKHIPFYIKLQRSTKKAVGYFYHSTAECDFNMGREKRNYWHRYSSFRADAGDVDLFLIAGPSIGEVVERYTDLTGKSILLPKAAFGYLGSSMYYPELPENCDDAILEFIDTTREEGIPVDGFQLSSGYCAVETEQGIKRCSFTWNYKRFKDPADWFAKMKQAGIVVSPNVKPGMLLVHPLLEEMKEKKMFVLDSTTDEPGIGTWWGGTGIFVDFTKEENRKNWKEYLKQGLIQYGCESVWNDNCEYDSMVDKDARVYFEGKGSTIGTMKPVMSNLMCQLSNEAVTEYNPSVRPFSVCRSGHAGIQRYAQVWAGDNLTCWDTLKYNIATILGMGLSGVANHGCDVGGFYGVSPEPELFVRWVQNGIFMPRFSIHSTNTDNTVTEPWMYTDKKQYIRDAIKFRYRMIPYLYSLESRAHETGLPIMEPMFMAFQNDPKTYNEGVDFMWGDSLLVANVVEKGAKTRSIYLPQTGDENVRFYDFYTREEYAQGQTIEVPVDISSIPLYIKSGAIIPMAENQIYNLMHETVTGLHILMAPDVDSEFTVYDDDGKTNEYQNGAYLKTHIKVTAGVRTCVDFTYEGNYENTVDTMYLDVVHREKAPFYVQIDGVEVPHFLHRRKFEEAQTGWYYSQSLKSVQVKYPNPKKDHHVMISFEVFDMIGM; from the coding sequence GTGAAAGTATGTTACAAAGCAGGTGCTGTCACAGCACAGAATCATTATTATTCGATTGCTGCAGATGCAGTGGAGATTCGTGTATGGTTCCTTACGGATGATATCATCCGTATCCGGGCGGGCTTTGACGGAGACTGGGATGAAGCATCCTACAGTCTGGTAACAACCGCGTGGGAATCCCGCACAGATGAACTGATGAAGGATTACCGGAAGCGGATTAACGTAGCGGAAGCTGCACTGGTGGATGGTGAGACCAGGGCAGTGATTACCGGAAAGAAGCTCCGTGTGGAAGTGGAAAAAGATCCATTCCGTATCTGTGTCTATGATGCAGAAGGAACCATGCTTCATGCGGATATTCCGGAGCTTGCGTACCGTGAGGATTCTAACAGGCGCCGCATTCATACCAGCCAGATCGAGGATGACGATTATTTTTACGGATTTGGTGAAAAAGGCGGCGAGATCAATAAAGCAGAAAAATATATGAACATGGCTCCCGGAGATGCGATGGGATACAATGCGAAGGAGACAGATTCCCTGTACAAGCATATTCCGTTCTATATCAAGCTGCAGCGCAGCACGAAAAAAGCTGTAGGATATTTCTACCACAGCACGGCAGAATGTGACTTCAATATGGGACGCGAGAAGCGGAATTACTGGCATCGTTATTCTTCCTTCCGTGCAGATGCCGGCGATGTGGATTTATTCCTGATCGCGGGACCGTCGATCGGGGAGGTCGTTGAGCGCTACACCGATCTGACAGGAAAGTCCATTCTTCTTCCGAAGGCTGCATTCGGATATCTGGGATCGTCGATGTACTATCCGGAACTGCCGGAGAACTGTGACGATGCAATTCTGGAATTCATTGACACCACCAGGGAAGAGGGCATTCCGGTGGATGGTTTCCAGCTTTCTTCCGGATATTGTGCCGTTGAGACAGAGCAGGGCATCAAGAGATGCAGCTTTACCTGGAATTATAAAAGATTCAAGGACCCGGCGGACTGGTTTGCAAAGATGAAGCAGGCGGGCATCGTTGTCTCACCGAATGTAAAGCCGGGAATGCTTCTCGTTCATCCGCTTTTGGAGGAGATGAAGGAAAAGAAGATGTTCGTCCTCGACAGCACAACGGATGAGCCGGGAATCGGTACATGGTGGGGTGGAACCGGAATTTTCGTCGACTTTACCAAAGAAGAGAACCGCAAGAACTGGAAAGAGTATCTGAAGCAGGGTCTGATCCAGTATGGCTGCGAGTCTGTATGGAACGATAACTGTGAATACGATTCCATGGTAGACAAGGATGCCAGAGTATATTTTGAGGGAAAAGGCAGCACGATCGGTACGATGAAGCCGGTTATGAGCAACCTGATGTGCCAGCTGTCCAATGAAGCGGTAACGGAGTACAATCCATCGGTTCGCCCGTTTTCCGTGTGCCGGTCCGGACATGCCGGAATCCAGCGATACGCACAGGTGTGGGCAGGCGATAACCTGACCTGCTGGGATACGTTAAAATACAATATCGCAACCATTCTCGGAATGGGACTCTCCGGAGTCGCAAACCACGGCTGCGATGTCGGAGGTTTCTATGGTGTTTCTCCGGAACCGGAGCTTTTCGTCCGCTGGGTGCAGAACGGTATCTTTATGCCGAGATTTTCCATCCACTCGACCAACACCGACAATACGGTAACGGAACCGTGGATGTACACGGACAAGAAGCAGTATATCCGGGACGCAATCAAGTTCCGCTACCGCATGATTCCGTATCTGTATTCTCTGGAGAGCAGAGCGCATGAGACCGGTCTTCCGATTATGGAGCCGATGTTTATGGCATTTCAGAATGACCCGAAGACCTACAATGAAGGCGTAGATTTTATGTGGGGCGATTCACTCCTGGTAGCTAATGTTGTGGAAAAAGGAGCAAAGACCAGAAGCATTTACCTGCCGCAGACGGGGGATGAGAACGTTCGTTTCTATGATTTTTATACCAGAGAAGAGTATGCGCAGGGACAGACGATCGAGGTGCCGGTCGATATCAGTTCCATCCCGCTTTACATCAAGAGCGGTGCGATTATTCCGATGGCGGAGAATCAGATCTACAACCTGATGCATGAGACGGTAACCGGACTTCATATTCTTATGGCGCCGGACGTAGATTCTGAATTTACCGTATATGACGATGACGGAAAGACCAATGAGTACCAGAACGGGGCATATCTTAAGACCCATATTAAAGTGACGGCAGGAGTCAGAACCTGTGTGGACTTCACTTATGAAGGAAATTATGAGAATACCGTGGACACGATGTATCTGGATGTGGTACACAGGGAAAAAGCGCCGTTCTATGTTCAGATTGACGGTGTGGAAGTTCCGCATTTTCTTCACAGACGCAAATTTGAAGAGGCGCAGACCGGCTGGTATTACAGCCAGAGCTTAAAGTCGGTACAGGTGAAGTACCCGAATCCGAAAAAGGATCATCATGTGATGATTTCCTTTGAGGTATTCGATATGATTGGAATGTAA
- a CDS encoding AraC family transcriptional regulator — protein MIDVAQTSMAAGAACAIAQVTGVNDNMSQSHYHDYFELYFLDSGERYHLMDDKLFKLQAGDCILFPPQTMHRSYGDQDMAFSRVVLYFRPKTITSADLLHKLLHSQVVYRPDSQELHQLRRIIYAMEEEQHSHLDCHDECMQSLLNLIMVQLLRMNQESTGILRETRVTKVIQYIHNHYAEDITLKDLSERFYVSEYYLCREFKKSTKRTIVEYIKQTRIMNAKRLFMETDRNVTEVARETGFSNLTHFNRVFREVADVTPSEYRKRCQELHR, from the coding sequence ATGATTGATGTTGCACAGACAAGTATGGCAGCCGGTGCAGCCTGCGCCATCGCCCAGGTAACTGGCGTCAATGACAATATGTCACAGTCTCACTATCACGATTATTTTGAGCTGTATTTTCTCGACAGCGGGGAGCGCTATCATCTGATGGATGACAAGCTCTTCAAGCTTCAGGCCGGGGACTGTATTCTCTTCCCTCCACAGACGATGCACCGTTCCTACGGTGACCAGGATATGGCATTTTCGCGGGTGGTGCTGTATTTCCGCCCGAAAACGATCACCTCGGCGGATCTTCTTCATAAGCTTCTCCACTCGCAGGTGGTTTACCGTCCTGACAGTCAGGAGCTTCACCAGCTGCGGCGCATCATCTATGCCATGGAAGAGGAGCAGCATTCGCATCTGGACTGCCACGACGAATGTATGCAGTCTCTTTTGAACCTGATTATGGTGCAGCTTCTGCGCATGAATCAGGAGAGCACCGGCATCCTCCGCGAGACCCGGGTTACCAAAGTGATTCAGTATATCCATAACCATTATGCAGAAGATATCACACTCAAGGACCTCTCCGAGCGTTTTTATGTCAGCGAATATTACCTCTGCCGGGAATTCAAGAAAAGTACCAAGCGCACGATCGTGGAGTATATCAAGCAGACCCGCATCATGAACGCCAAGCGGCTCTTCATGGAAACGGACCGGAATGTCACCGAAGTCGCCAGAGAAACCGGGTTTTCCAATCTGACACATTTTAACCGGGTCTTCCGGGAAGTCGCGGATGTTACACCGTCCGAGTACCGGAAACGCTGTCAGGAGCTGCACCGCTAA
- a CDS encoding nitroreductase family protein: MAEGKRREDCRRNMQRGQGYGMNSIFHRISVRKYQNRDVEQEKIELMLKAAMAAPSACNQQPWEFYVVKDKAVIERLSEASPYAKCAKDAPVVFVPCFRSKGIAPEYFNIDMSAAVENLLLEADELGLGAVWMGISPDEGRMKAVQEVLDIPEDLHAFALVPCGYPAEERAQEDRYEESRVHYIMN; the protein is encoded by the coding sequence ATGGCAGAAGGTAAGAGAAGGGAAGACTGCCGGCGGAACATGCAGAGAGGACAGGGATACGGGATGAACAGTATTTTTCACAGAATCAGCGTTAGAAAATATCAGAACAGGGACGTGGAGCAGGAGAAAATCGAGCTGATGTTAAAAGCGGCGATGGCTGCTCCGTCCGCATGTAATCAGCAGCCGTGGGAATTTTATGTGGTGAAGGACAAGGCGGTGATCGAGCGGCTGTCAGAGGCGTCGCCCTATGCAAAATGTGCGAAGGACGCGCCGGTCGTGTTTGTGCCGTGCTTCCGGTCTAAGGGGATTGCGCCGGAATATTTTAATATCGATATGAGCGCGGCGGTGGAGAACCTTCTGCTGGAGGCGGACGAGCTTGGGCTTGGCGCGGTCTGGATGGGAATTTCGCCGGACGAAGGCAGAATGAAAGCGGTGCAGGAAGTGCTGGATATTCCCGAGGATCTTCATGCATTTGCGCTGGTTCCCTGCGGTTACCCGGCAGAGGAGAGAGCGCAGGAAGACCGGTATGAGGAGAGCAGAGTGCACTATATTATGAACTGA